The following coding sequences are from one Peromyscus eremicus chromosome X, PerEre_H2_v1, whole genome shotgun sequence window:
- the LOC131899658 gene encoding ferritin heavy polypeptide-like 17E, translating to MAEASSQVQQNYDHDCEDAVNTHIQQQLQASFVYLSMASCFDGDDVALENLKRFFLSKSQKCKTSAEMFMFLQNKCGGSIVLHDIPRPDRDSWHGGIHAMECALHMEMTINQSLLNLHELAKGKGSTYLCDFLENHCLGEQVQVLKELSSSLSNLRQMEDPENGLAEYLLDKLSLS from the coding sequence ATGGCTGAAGCGTCCTCGCAAGTGCAACAGAACTATGACCATGACTGCGAGGACGCTGTCAACACCCATATCCAGCAGCAGCTCCAAGCCTCCTTTGTGTACTTGTCTATGGCCTCCTGCTTTGACGGTGATGACGTGGCCCTGGAGAACTTAAAGCGTTTCTTCCTGAGCAAGTCACAGAAATGCAAGACCAGTGCCGAGATGTTTATGTTCCTGCAGAATAAGTGTGGAGGCAGCATCGTCCTTCATGACATCCCAAGACCGGACCGCGACAGTTGGCATGGGGGCATCCACGCCATGGAGTGTGCCCTCCACATGGAGATGACCATCAACCAGAGCCTGCTGAACCTGCATGAATTGGCCAAGGGAAAAGGCAGCACCTACCTCTGCGACTTCCTAGAGAATCACTGTCTGGGTGAGCAGGTCCAAGTTCTGAAGGAGCTGAGCAGCAGTCTGAGCAATCTGCGCCAGATGGAGGATCCAGAGAATGGCTTGGCTGAATACCTCTTGGACAAGCTCAGCCTGTCCTAA